Genomic segment of Drosophila biarmipes strain raj3 chromosome 2L, RU_DBia_V1.1, whole genome shotgun sequence:
AAAAGAGTCttgatttgtatttttaaaaatggtttcttCTTGTATATTTCTCAGTTTTATACGAATGTGTTTGCATGTAGTTTAAATTACTTCTGTTTGATATTCCGTGGCTTCTTGTGTAGTTCGTGTGGTGGCTTTTGCGTACATACATCAAGGAGTAAATAGCAAATCtaactttatatttatagAATTTACACACAGTACATAATTATatgaaatattcatttttattttccatatttatttgttttttttgtcattttttctttttttcttctgATTGGTTGGTATTACAAATATTCATTATGCTTACTTTACATATAGGTTGACTTAAAGAACATTATTTCCATTGTTGGTTTGTCGTATGCTTGTAGATAATCGTAATAATAGTTAATAGAACTTAGAGCgaactaaaactaaaacaatGTTTGAACATCTCAGCAATGGGTTCGTCGTAACAAAATTGGAAGTTGTAGAATGTGTTCCggctaagacttaaaaaactTTGGTTGAACTTTGAGAACAAATGAGAGTGAGTGAACTTCgtgtttgctgctgctgctgcatttttTACCTAACAATTCGATTACTGTAGACATTTAGGGTGAAAGAAGAAGTGATCCGGCTATTTTGCGGCTGCTACTGCTTTTTTAGgtggtttgaatattttttctgtttgcgAAACTTAAGTGTACCTAGCGCTCTTTAAACTACAGTTTAGTATCACAGAATAGCGCAAAAGCCAGAGATGTGTCAGCCTTTGCagttgtttttgtgttttccttttgttttctATGAAAGTATCTCAAACAGGGCTCCGGAAATCGTAAGCCCCTTCGTCCTATATCTCTGCTTGTCCCTTCAGTTTAATGCAATCTTTTTTTGGTATCTATCGCTTGGTGAAGCTCACTTCACTGATGGGCGGCACCCATGCGCTGGCCGTACATGGCATATGGCGAGTAGTAGGGTCCCAGAGCAGCTgccgcagcggcggcggcgggatTGAAGGCTCCAGCGGCGCCGAAGGGCGAGGGTCCTCCGCCCATGGCTCCCGGCGGGGGCTTGGCATAGGGATGGTACCGCGCCGCCGCAGCCGCCGCCGACATGGGGCTCAGTGGTGGCGTGGGATAGCCAGCCCTCAGGGCGGATGGCGGGAACAGGGTTCCCAGCAGCGACTGGGCCTGGGATTGGGCCAGCGCCGCGGCAGCAGCCGCCGGATCCGAGAGGTTGCCGGTGTGGGTGCGCAGGTGGGAGAAGAGCTCGTCGGAGGTCTGGAACCGCTTGCCGCAGTAGGCATCGCCCACCACCCAGCTGCAGACGTAGGGGGCGGAGCGGGCTGCTGCCGCAttggccgccgccgctgccgccgcctggGAGTAGGGATGAGCTGGTGGCAGTCCGGCGGCACTGGCCATGGCCAGTCCGTACTTCTGGTGCTCGCACTGGGTGCAACCTGCGGGACAGGGCGCGCCCATCAGCATCTGCTGCGTGTGCGCCGAGTAGGGGCAACCCTGGCAGTAGGGATCCTTGCACACGGGCACGATGGCTTCACCGCCAGCCGGGGTCTTGATGCGCTGGTAGCTGATGTAGGGATTGGGCTGTCCCGCTGGTCCTCCGCCGGGAGCTCCACCCGGATAGACTCCGTTGGCTGCCACCGCCAGCATGGCGGCGTGGTGGTGTGAGAAGCCTCCGGCAAAGGGTGGCCGGAAGGCGGGATTCGCATGCTGCTCCATGCCGGGCGGACAGCAGAGGGCGGACAGGGGGTTGAGGCCGTAGGGTCCGGCGGCCTTgtaagccgctgctgctgccgccgccgccgctgccatGCTGCTCATCTCCTTGGGATGCTGGGCGGTACCGTTGGCGTTGTTCAGCACCTCCATGCCGGAGCGCACAATGGGACTGGCGCCGCGCTGCGAGGAGCCCGACGGGGAGACTGTCTTCCGGCTGGAGGATGATTCGTGCACTGAGACCTCCGCCTTGTTGCCttctgtgggcgtggcattggACTTGCTGCGCGACGGCACTCGCTCCTGGGCGGAGGAGGAGTTCTTGGAGCTGGGACGCGTGGGCTCGGCCTCCAGCGAGGAGCTGCTCTTGAAGGAGTTCTGGTTCTGGTGGCTCAGCACATTGGTCTCGTAGGGCTTGAAGGCCAGTTTGATTTCGCCGGTGCTGGTATTGCCCAGACTCGTGCTGGTGGCCGTGGAGCTGATCGGTGTGCTGGACTTGGGCGACTTGGCCTGGCCGGAGGGCGACTTGGCGGCCGAGATCTCGGCACTGCTCGAGGAACTCGACGAGTTCGACGACGAGGAGCAGGCTCCGGGCTTTGTCTTGTTCTTGTCCATGGCCAGCAGGGGCTTCACCGCCGACGAGTCCGCTCCAATCTGGGAGCAGGTCTGTGCGAGCAGAGCCAGGGGACTCTTTTTGGCGTCCATCTGTTGTGAATGAAATA
This window contains:
- the LOC108032713 gene encoding zinc finger protein Noc — protein: MVVLEGGGGVVTIGNNQYLQPDYLAPLPTTMDAKKSPLALLAQTCSQIGADSSAVKPLLAMDKNKTKPGACSSSSNSSSSSSSAEISAAKSPSGQAKSPKSSTPISSTATSTSLGNTSTGEIKLAFKPYETNVLSHQNQNSFKSSSSLEAEPTRPSSKNSSSAQERVPSRSKSNATPTEGNKAEVSVHESSSSRKTVSPSGSSQRGASPIVRSGMEVLNNANGTAQHPKEMSSMAAAAAAAAAAYKAAGPYGLNPLSALCCPPGMEQHANPAFRPPFAGGFSHHHAAMLAVAANGVYPGGAPGGGPAGQPNPYISYQRIKTPAGGEAIVPVCKDPYCQGCPYSAHTQQMLMGAPCPAGCTQCEHQKYGLAMASAAGLPPAHPYSQAAAAAAANAAAARSAPYVCSWVVGDAYCGKRFQTSDELFSHLRTHTGNLSDPAAAAAALAQSQAQSLLGTLFPPSALRAGYPTPPLSPMSAAAAAARYHPYAKPPPGAMGGGPSPFGAAGAFNPAAAAAAAALGPYYSPYAMYGQRMGAAHQ